In the Candidatus Methylomirabilota bacterium genome, TGCGTGTGCCAGTCCGTGACGGACTGGTACGCGCAGGCCGCGGCGATGACGGTGTTCTCCTCCCACGCGCGTCCCATGAACTGCAGGCCGGTCGGCAGCCCGCGCGCGCCGAAGCCGTTGGGCACCGTCAGCCCGGGGAGCCCCGCCCCGTTGCCCACCGCGCCCATCACGTCGCGGGCGGTGCCGCGAATCGCGCTGCGCACCTCGGCGCCCAGCATCGCCGCGACGGTGGCGCGCCCGGGCGCCACCAGCGCGTCGAGCGGGGCGAGCACGCGATCCGCCTCGCGCATCATCACCTCACGTAGCCGCAGCGCCTTGAGATAGTCCTTGGCCAGGATCGCGTCGCGGGCGTACGCGGTGTAGCGATCCTCGGGGGCGGTCAGGGCGGCGATGCCGCCGCTCTCGATGAGATCCTCGAACGCGCTCGCCGCCTCCGCGAAGAGGATCGTCCGCGTGATGTCGTCGTACGGCAGATCGGGCAGCGCGACCTCGTCCACCGTGCCGAGTGCCTTCAGCACCTCGAGCGAGCGCGCAAAATTGTCCCGCACCTCGGGCTCGCAGCCGTCGGTGACGCCACGGAGCACGCCGAACCGGAACCGCCGGCCCGCCGGGCCGGCGCCCGGATAGCGATACGACCGATCCACCGTGGTCGGATCGACGGGGTCGCGGCCGGCGATGGCCTCGAGCACCAGGCCGCAGTCGTCGGCGGTCAAGGCCAGCGGCCCCAGCTTGTCGAGCGTCCAGCAGAGCGCCATCGCCCCGTGGCGGCTGACCCGGCCATAGGTCGGTCGCAGGCCGGCGATGCCGCAGTGACCGGCGGGCGAGAGGATCGATCCCCAGGTTTCCGAGCCGATCGCGAACGGCACCAGACCAGCCGCGACGGCCGAGCCCGAGCCGCTCGACGAGCCGCCGCTCCACGCGTCGCGGTTCCAGGGATTCACGCCGGGCCCGGTGAAGGCCGCGTTCGGCTGGCGGTAGCCCATCCCGCCGGCCAGCTCCACCATCGCGAGCTTGGCGCAGAGCACCGCGCCGGCGGCTTCGAGGCGCAGGATCGCGGTGGCGTCGAAGTCGAACACGCGATCCTTGAACGGGGCCGCCCCCCACGTCGTCGGGATGCCGCCCGAGGTGGCGAGCAGATCCTTGGCTCCATAGGGGATACCGTGGAGCGGGCCGCGATAGCGTCCCGCCGAGATCTCCGCCTCGGCCCGCCGCGCCTGCTCGAGCGCGCGATCGCGCGTGATGGTCACCACCGCGTTGTAGCGCGGGCCCAGCCGCTCCAGGCGATCGAGGAAGGTCTCCGCCAGCTTCACCGGCGAGATCCGGCGCGTGCGGACGCCCTCGGCGAGGGCGCGCACCGGCTGGAAGACCACGTCCTCCGAGCCCGCAACCCGCGGGGCCATCACGGCTCCGCGCGATAGGCCGCGAAGGGCTGAGCCGGCTCGTCGGCGTTGGTGAGGCGCACCGCGCGGAGAGCGCGGGAGGCCTGCACGATCGCCTCGATCGAGGTGCGGACGGCAGCCAGCTGCGAAGCGTCGAGCCGGTCGCCGTAGCGCGCGCGCACCAGCGCCAGCATGGTCTCCACCTCGGCGGCCATCGGCTCGTCGTCGCTCATGACGCCGGCATTCTAGCGGAGGCGCGGATCGAGCGCATCGCGCGCTGCCGGTGATCGCCGGACCGCATCCTGCCCCATGGGCCCGGCTTGGCAACGGCGGGAGGCGGCGATAAGATCCCGCCGGGAGGACATCGTGATGGCCAAGCGCATGCTGTTCATCGGCGGCGGAGCAATCGGCAGCTACCTGGGCGCGTTCCTCGCGCGGGCCGGTCACGAGGTGACGATCGTGGATCCCTGGCCGGAGCAGGTGGACACGCTCCGCAGCCGCGGCATCGCGGTCACCGGGCCGCACGATCCCTTCGAGGCCAAGCCGGTCGCCCTGCACGTCCACGAGCTGCAGCGGCTCGGCGCCGACTTCGACATCGCGTTCATCGCGATGAAAGCCTACGACACCGCGTGGGCGACCTGGATGGCCCTGCCCCATCTCACGCCCGCGGGCTACGTGGTCTCCGCGCAGAACTGCTGGAACGACCCGATCGTGGCCTCGATCGCCGGCCCGGAGCGGTCGGTGGGCCTGATCATGTCGAAGATCGGGGTGGCGCTCTGGAAGGCGGGCCAGGTGGAGCGCGGCATGGAGAAGGGACAGGGCGCCGGCCACGACGTCTTCCGGGCGGGCGAGCACGACGGCCGCATCACTTCGCGCGTCACCGAGCTGGCCGAGATCATGAGCGTGGTGGACGGGGCGCGGCCCACCGACAACCTCTGGGGCGAGCGCTGGTCCAAGCTCTGCGCCAACTGCATGGGCAATCCGGTCCAGGCCATGACCGGCCTCGGCAGCGTGGAGATCGCGGGCCAGCCGCGCGGCCGCGAGATCACCATCCGCATCGCGCAGGAGTCCGCCGCGGTCGGGCTCAAGCTCGGGTACCGCATCCCGAAGTTCAACGGCCGCGAGGCCGAGCAGTGGGCCCAGGCGGGACGGCCCGATGTCTACAACGAGCTGGATACGATGCTCACCCCGAAGGCGGGCGCCGGACGCAACTGGCGGGCGTCGATGGCCCAGGACGTGATCAAGGGACGGCGAACCGAGATCGACTTCATGAACGGGCTGGTCGTCGACAAGGGCCGCGAGACGGGAATCCCCACGCCGGTGTCGCAGGCGGTGGTGGGCATCGTGCGCGAGATCGACGCGGGCAGCCGCAAGCCGTCGCCCGGGCACATCGAGGAAGCGCTCACCCGAGCCGGCGCCTGACGGGCGCTCCTCACTACAGCGGGGCCAGCTCGACCACGCGGAGGTGGCTGAACACCACCTCCATGCCCCGCTGGTCCACGTAGAGCCCGAGCGCACCCGCGGCCTCGGCGCCCAGCTCCGCGGTCGCCACCGGCCGGCCGTTGACGTAGGCGACGATCGACCGGTCCCGCAGCTCCACCGCCAGCGTGTTGAGCGCGCCGTAGTCCGTCTTGACGCTGCGGGTCGCGGTCGGCGGCACCGGGTAGACCCACTTGCCGTTCCAGCTCGCCACCCGATACGTCCCGTTGGCGGTGAGCCCGAGAGTGGCGAAGGTGCGATCCGCGGCGGCACCGCGGCTGGCGAACATCAGCCCGAACGCGCCCTCCCGC is a window encoding:
- a CDS encoding ketopantoate reductase C-terminal domain-containing protein → MAKRMLFIGGGAIGSYLGAFLARAGHEVTIVDPWPEQVDTLRSRGIAVTGPHDPFEAKPVALHVHELQRLGADFDIAFIAMKAYDTAWATWMALPHLTPAGYVVSAQNCWNDPIVASIAGPERSVGLIMSKIGVALWKAGQVERGMEKGQGAGHDVFRAGEHDGRITSRVTELAEIMSVVDGARPTDNLWGERWSKLCANCMGNPVQAMTGLGSVEIAGQPRGREITIRIAQESAAVGLKLGYRIPKFNGREAEQWAQAGRPDVYNELDTMLTPKAGAGRNWRASMAQDVIKGRRTEIDFMNGLVVDKGRETGIPTPVSQAVVGIVREIDAGSRKPSPGHIEEALTRAGA
- a CDS encoding amidase — protein: MAPRVAGSEDVVFQPVRALAEGVRTRRISPVKLAETFLDRLERLGPRYNAVVTITRDRALEQARRAEAEISAGRYRGPLHGIPYGAKDLLATSGGIPTTWGAAPFKDRVFDFDATAILRLEAAGAVLCAKLAMVELAGGMGYRQPNAAFTGPGVNPWNRDAWSGGSSSGSGSAVAAGLVPFAIGSETWGSILSPAGHCGIAGLRPTYGRVSRHGAMALCWTLDKLGPLALTADDCGLVLEAIAGRDPVDPTTVDRSYRYPGAGPAGRRFRFGVLRGVTDGCEPEVRDNFARSLEVLKALGTVDEVALPDLPYDDITRTILFAEAASAFEDLIESGGIAALTAPEDRYTAYARDAILAKDYLKALRLREVMMREADRVLAPLDALVAPGRATVAAMLGAEVRSAIRGTARDVMGAVGNGAGLPGLTVPNGFGARGLPTGLQFMGRAWEENTVIAAACAYQSVTDWHTQHPDVA